Genomic window (Streptomyces liliiviolaceus):
ATTGTTTAGATCCTAACTTTAGCTTCGAAGTCTTCACTCCTAACTCCTGAGGCAGGCGTAAGACTTCTTGATCAAGGCAGGTGAAAGTGACCAGGGCGATGGGCGCGGAGATGCGCCGGATCCATGTGGGCAACGCACTCAGCGCGTTCGGCCTCGGCTTTACCGTCCCGTACTTGTACGTCTATGTGGCGCAGGTACGGGATCTCGGTGCCATGACGGCGGGTCTCGTGCTCGCCGTCTTCGCCGTGGCCGCGCTCGTGGTGCTGCCGTTCGCCGGGCGGGCCATCGTCCGGCGGGGGCCGATGCCCGTGCTGCTCCTCGCCCTGGTCACCGCCGCCGTCGGTTCGCTGAGTCTGGGACTGGCGAGCACATCCACGACCGTACTGATGTCGGCTGCCGCGCTCGGGGCCGGGCAGGCCGTGATGCAGCCCGCGCTGGCGACGATGATCGTCGACTGCTCGACCGCCGAGACCCGCTCACGTGCCTTCGCCACGCAGTTCTTCCTGCAGAACCTCGGCCTCGGCGTCGGCGGGCTCATCGGCGGTCACCTCGTCGACGCCTCGCGGGCGAGCTCGTTCACCCTGCTCTTCGCGATCGAGGCGGCGATGTTCCTGCTGCTCGTGGTGGTCATGGCGACCGTACGGATGCCGCGGGCGCCCATGGTCGAGGATGCACCGGGGCAGGCCAGGGGCAGCTGGAAGCAACTGCTCGGCAACCGGGCCATGGTGCAGCTGTGCGTGGTCGGTTTCGTGCTGTTCTTCGCCTGCTACGGGCAGTTCGAGTCGGGATTGAGCGCGTACGGCGTCGAGGCGGCCGGTATCTCCACCTCCGCGCTCGGGACGGCTCTCGCCGCGAACACGGCGATGATCGTCGTCGCGCAGTTCGCCGTGCTGAAGTTCGTCGAGCGGCGCAAGCGGTCCCGGGTGATCGCCGCGGTGGGTCTGATCTGGGCTCTCGCCTGGGTCATCGCCGGGTACGCGGGTCTCGGGCACGTCAGTCAGACCATGGCGACGGCCGCGTTCGTGTCGACGTACGCGCTGTTCGGGCTCGGGGAGGCGATGCTGTCGCCGACCGTGGCTCCGCTGGTCGCGGATCTCGCGCCGAGCGGGCTGGCCGGTCAGTACAACTCGGCCTTCGCCCTGGTGAAGCAGCTGGCCCTCGCGGTCGGTCCGGCGGTGGGCGGCCCGATGGGTGCCTCGCTGCACGCTCCGTACATCGTGACGTTCCTGCTGTTCTCGCTGGGGATCACGTTTCTGGCGGTGCGGCTGGGGCGGCAGCTCACTCCTGTGCAGAACCAGCCCTCGCTCGCGAAGAGCCGGGTCGTGGTGCGGGGCGGGGCTTCCGCGGAGTCGGTGCAGACCGCGGCCTGACGGGGCCGACGGGGTCTGCGCGGCTGCCGGGTCAGGTGGTGCGGGGGAGTGCGAACTCGCACCACACCGCCTTGCCCCCGCCCGGGGCACGGCGGGAGCCCCAGTTCGAGGCGATCGTGGCGATGATCGCGATGCCGCGGCCGGACTCGTCGGCCGGTTCGGCGCGGCGGCGGCGCGGCAGGTGGTCGTCGCCGTCGGTTACCTCCACGATCAGCCGGCGGTCGGTGCGGCGCAGTCTCAGCCGCATCGGCGGGGTGCCGTGCTGGAGGGAGTTCGCGACGAGTTCGCTGGCGGCCAGCACGCCCAGGTCGTGCAGATCGGGTGCGAAGCGCCAGCTGGTGAGGACGCCGGAGGCGAACGCACGCGCGCGTGGGGCCGCTTCCGTGCCGCCGAGCAGCTCCAGGGCCGCGTTGCGGAAGAGGTCGCCGTCGGGGCCCGTACGCGCCGGGTGCTGGAGGACCAGGACGGCGACGTCGTCGTCGTGCTCGGCCGTGACGCCCATCGAGCGGACCAGGCGGTCGCAGACCACCTGGGGTGTGCCCGTGGCGCCGGCGAGTGCGCCCTCCAGGGAGGCGATCCCCTCGTCGAGGTCGGCGTCCCGGCGCTCGACCAGGCCGTCCGTGTAGAGGACGGCGGTGGAGCCGGGGCCCAGGGGCACCGAGCCGGAGGCGTGCATCCAGCCGCCCGTGCCGAGCGGAGGGCCGGTGGGCTCGTCGGCGCGGTGGACGGTGCCGCTCTCGTCGCGTACGAGGATCGGGAGGTGGCCGGCGGACGCGTACACCAGCCGTCCCTCGTTCGGGTCGTGGACCGCGTACACGCAGGTGGCGATCTGGTTGGCGTCGATCTCCATGGCGAGGCCGTCGAGGAGCTGGAGGACCTCGTGCGGGGGCAGGTCCAGGCGGGCGTACGCGCGGACCGCCGTGCGGAGCTGGCCCATGACGGCCGCCGCACGGATGCCGCGGCCCATCACGTCGCCGATGACGAGGGCGGTGCGGCCTCCGCCGAGAGTGATCACGTCGTACCAGTCGCCGCCGACCGCGGCCTCCGTGCCGCCGGGGTGGTAGGTCGCGGCGACGCGCAGGTCGTCCGGCTCCTCCAGCTCCTGGGGGAGCAGGGAGCGCTGGAGGGTGACGGCGGTCTCGCGCTGCCGGCGCTCGCTGGCCCGCAGCCGCTCGGCGGCCTCGGCGTGGTCGGTGACGTCCGCCGCGAAGATGAGTACGCCGCCCCCTTCAGGGGTGGCCGAGACCTCGACGGGCGTGCACGTGAACGTGTACGAGCGGCCGCCGGGGACCTTGCGGGACTTGACCGTACGCGGCTTGGAGCTGCGCAGGACCTGGTCCAGGAGCGGCAGGAGGCCGATCTCGGCCAGCTCGGGCAGCGCCTCGCGCGCGGGCTCGCCGGGCGGGCGGACTCCGAAAGCCGTCACATAGGCGTCGTTCACGTACGCGAGGCGGTGCTCCGGTCCGTGGACGAGGGCGACGAGGGCCGGGATGCGGTCCAGGACCTCACGGACCGGCAGCTCGTCCACGGCGGGGGCGAGCGCGACCGAGGTCCCCTCGGCGTTCGGCCGCTCGGCCCGTGCCGCGGGCACGGAGCTCTCCGAGGGGAGTGCCGTGGGCAGTCCGTCGGCCCGCGCCGCCGCGCGGCGCTGCGTTCCGGGGAGTCGGGCGCTCCAGCGCGTGAAGTTCACTGTGGGACAGGCCTCGTGGGATCGAAGGGCGAGCGGTCGGCCCGCCCATGGTCATGAAGGACCAGTGTGTCCGACGGGACCGACATTCGTCAGACGCCGGTCCCGCGGGAGGAGTTCCTGACTCCGGTCAGGACTACCCCTTCGGGTGGTCCTGAGGAGGCTTTCCACCGGCCGCGAGTTCGAACTCCGCGCGGGGATGTTCGAGCGAACCGAGGGAGACGATCTCCCTCTTGAAGAGGCCCGACAGGGTCCATTCGGCGAGCACACGGGCTTTTCGGTTGAAGGTGGGCACCCGGCTCAGGTGGTAGACGCGGTGCATGAACCAGGCAGGGTATCCCTTCAGCTTGCGTCCGTAGACGTGCGCGACACCCTTGTGCAGCCCCAGGGAGGCGACCGAACCCACGTACTTGTGGGAGTACGTCTCCAGCTGCTCGCCGCGCAGGGAGCGGGCGATGTTGTCGCCGAGGACCTTGGCCTGGCGGACGGCGTGCTGGGCGTTGGGAGCCGTCTCCGTGCCGGGCCCGGACGCGGTCACGTCGGGTACGGCGGCGGCGTCGCCCGCGGCCCACGCGTGCGTGGCGCCGTCCACGGTCAGCTCGGCGGTGCACCTCAGCCTGCCGCGTTCGTTCAGCGGCAGGTCGGTGGCCGCGAGGATCGGGTGGGGCTTGACGCCCGCGGTCCACACGACCGTGCGGGTCGGGAAGCGGGCCCCGTCGCTGAGGACGGCGACTCGGTCGGTGCACGAGTCGAGCCGGGTCCGCAGGCGTACGTCGATGTTGCGGCGGCGCAGCTGGGTGACGGTGTACTTGCCCATCTCCTCGCCGACCTCGGGGAGGATGCGGTCCGAGGCCTCGACGAGGATCCACTTCATGTCGTCGGCCTTGACGTTGTGGTAGTAGCGGGAGGCGTAGCGGGCCATGTCCTCCAGCTCGCCGAGCGCCTCCACTCCTGCGTAACCGCCTCCTACGAAGACGAAGGTCAGGGCGGCGTCACGGATCGCGGGGTCGCGGGTGGAGGAGGCGATGTCCATCTGCTCGATGACGTGGTTGCGCAGACCGATGGCCTCCTCGACGGTCTTGAAGCCGATGGCGAACTCGGCGAGACCGGGGATCGGGAGGGTGCGCGACACGGAGCCGGGGGCCAGCACGAGTTCGTCGTACGAGAGCTGGTCGGGGCCCGTGCCCTCCTCCTCGGTGGCGAGGGTCGCGACGGTCGCGGTGCGCTTGGCGTGGTCGATCGACGTGGCCTCGCCGATGACGACGCGGCACCGGTCCAGGACGCGGCGCAGGGGTACGACGACGTGGCGCGGCGAGATGGAGCCCGCGGCCGCCTCCGGCAGGAAGGGTTGGTAGGTCATGTATGGGTCGGGAGTGACCACGGTGATCTCCACGTCCCCCCGTTTCAGCTCCTGTTTGAGCTTCTGCTGGAGACGCAGGGCGGTGTACATCCCGACGTAGCCGCCGCCGACAACGAGAATGCGCGCACGTTCCTTCACTCACCCATGACGCACCGGCTACGGGCGTTTGTCCACAGGCCCGTCAATTTGTGTGACCGGGCGCCGAAGACGAGCGGAGCGGGCCGTTTCGCCGGAGCGTGGGAAAGGTCCGCAGGTCAGCAGGTGTGAGCGGGGTGGCATTAGGGGGCGCAACCGGGACGTAACCGGCCCGTACTCCGATCGGGGGGCGCTCCGTGCGGAACCTCCCCCTTCTGAATTGACTCCGCCTCAACTATGTTCGTGTGTCATCGGGGTGTAGGGGGATGCGCTCGACGGGTCCGAACGGCGGGGCCTACGGCGAAGGATGTTCCGCTGACTCCGGTCTGTCGATGGCGGGGAGAGTCTCCGGGGGGAGACGTCATTACCGGGGGAACACACATGCATATTCAGGACACTCATTGGACATCCGCGTCCGCTCTTCCAACGGGCGGCGCGACCGGGGCGGCGGCGGGGAACGGACGCGCGGGGGACGTATCGCGCACCACGCCGCTGCGGGTGGACGCACAGCGCAATCTGGAGCACGTACTGCGCGCGGCACGTGAGGTCTTCGGGGAGCTGGGGTACGGCGCTCCCATGGAGGACGTGGCACGGCGCGCGCGGGTCGGTGTCGGCACGGTGTACCGGCGCTTTCCGAGCAAGGACGTCCTGGTCCGGCGTATCGCCGAGGAGGAGACCTCCCGGCTGACCGATCAGGCGCGTTCCGCGCTCGGGCAGGAGGACGAGCCGTGGTCGGCGCTCTCGCGCTTCCTGCGGACGTCGGTCGCCTCGGGCGCCGGGCGGCTGCTGCCGCCGCAGGTGCTGCGGGTGGGGGTCGGCGAGGACGGTTCGGTACTCGACGGTTCGGCGGTGCTCGACGGGGCCGCGGTGCGTGACGGGGCGCGGGTGCCGCAGCAGCGGTCCCAGCCCGGCGGGCCCGATCTGCGGCTCGTGGAGCAGCGGCCGGCTTCCCTCGGGGAGCAGCCGGACGAGGACGACGCCGGGGCGGCGCAGCTGCTTGAGGTCGTGGGGCGGCTGGTGGACCGGGCGCGTGGGGCGGGTGAGCTGCGGGCGGATGTGACGGTGTCCGATGTGCTGCTCGTGATAGCTACGGCTGCGCCCTCGTTGCCTGATGCTGCGCAGCAGGCTGCGGCGTCTGCGCGGCTGTTGGACATCCTGCTTGAAGGGTTGCGGTCTCGTCCCGCGTAGCCGTTTTGCCTCCGGCGGGGGTCGCGTTCGTCGGGTGCGGGTCGCCTCCGGCGGGGGTGACTCAGTCGGGTGCGGGTTCGTGGGGGCGGGGGCTGGGTGCGCAGTTCCCCGCGCCCCTGGGGGGTGCGGGGAACTCGTCGGGTGCGGGTTCGTGGGGGTTGCTCGCGCCGTTCCCCGCGCCCCTGAGTGGGTGCGGGGATCTCGTCGGGTGCGGGAGCGTCGGGGTTGCTCGCGCCCCTGGAGGGGTGGGGAACGGGTTTCTTGGTGTCGTCAAGGGGCGTTCGGGTGATCCATTCGGATGAGTGGTTGCTGCGTTCCTGTGGGTAACAGCGGTTCGTGCCTGTGGCACTCTTTCCCGGTGTTCGGGTCCGAGTGTGCAGGCGGGGGCTTTCCGCGATGAGCGTTGACGAGCAGGACGAGCCACTCGACAGCGCCGTACCGGAAGCCGTTGTTCCGCCGCAGCGCGAGCGGCGTGGGCAGGGTGACGGCGGAGTGTTGCCGCCTCCTGCCGAGCCCGTCGAACTGCCGCCCGCGGACGCCGAGTTGATCGGGTGGATGCGGTCGGGCGACGACACCGCCTACGAGGAGCTGTACCGGCGGCACGCGGACGCCGTCCGCCGGTACGCGCGCACCTGCTGCCGCGACGCCCACACCGCGGACGACCTCACCGCAGAGGTCTTCGCCCGCATGCTCCAGGCCGTCCGCGGCGGCAGCGGCCCCGAGCACTCAGTACGCGCCTATCTGCTGACGACCGTACGACGCGTCGCCGCCGGCTGGACCAAGTCGGCGCGGCGGGAGCATCTGGTCGACGACTTCGCCGTGTTCGCGGCGCAGGCCGCGCGCGGCTCCGAGCTGTCCGACGACACCGCCTCCGAGGAACTGGGCGCGGACGTACGGGCCATGCACGAGGCCGAGCAGTCCATGGCCATGCAGGCGTTCCGGTCGCTGCCGGAGCGCTGGCAGGCCGTGCTGTGGCACACCGAGGTCGAGGACGAGTCGCCCAGCGAGGTCGCCACGCTCTTCGGCCTGGACGCCAACGGCACGCGCGTACTGGCCAGTCGGGCCCGCGAAGGCCTCAAGCAGGCCTATCTGCAGGCCCATGTGAGCGCCACGCTCACTGCGGACGAGGAGTGCGCGCGCTACGCCGACCGGCTCGGCGCGTACGCACGCGGCGGGCTGCGCACGCGCGCCGAGCGCGGGCTGCGCAAGCACCTGGAGGAGTGCGCCAGGTGCCGGCTCGCCGCCGGTCAGATCAAGGACGTCGCGAACGGGATTCCGGCGGTGGTGCCGGTCGCGGTCATCGGCTGGTTCGGCGCCGCCGGGTACGCGAAGGCGGCCGCCCTCATCGCCGGTGGGACCGGCGTGGGCGCGGCCGGGGCCGCGGGCGCCGCGTCCGCGGCCGGTGGCGGCTCGGGGGGCGCGGGGGCCGGCGGGGCCGCGGCGGAAGGGCTGGGCGCGCCCGCGAAGGCCGGCATCGTCGCGGGGGTCGTCGCGGCGGCCGTCGCCTCGGTGGTGTTCGCGCTCGCGGGCGACGACGCGACGGTGAAGAAGGACGAGGCCGGCCCGCGCCCGCCCGACCCGGTCGTCGAGCCGAACGTGCCGTCACCGCCGCCGTCGCCCTCCCGGTCCCCGAAGCCGCCGAAGGCCGAACCCGCTCCCGTGGAGGCCGCGGCGGCGCCGAAGCCGAGACCTACACCGACACCGACTCGTACGCCGGCGCCCGAACCCACCCCCAAGCCGAAACCGAAGCCGAAGCCGACGCCCACTCCGACCCCTACACCGAAGCCCACACCGCCCCCCGCTCCCCCTCCGCCGCCACCGGCCCCCGAGGACTTCCGGTGGAACCAGCTGGAGTACGGCGTCACCGGGGACGGCACCGAGCCCGAGATGCGGCTCGGCGAGAGCAGCTGGGTCTGGCAGCGGTACGGCATGTCCGTCGCCGGCAAGCGGTACACGAACGGTGTCACCGTGCACGGCGCCTCCTCGGTCACCATCGATCTCAACCGCGCGTGCATCTCGTACGACGCGATGGCCGGCGTGGACGACCTGACGATGGGCCTCGGGCAGGTGCGGTTCTCCGTGTTCGCGGACGGTGTGCGCAGGTGGCAGTCGGGGCTGGTCCGGGGAGGCCAGGCCGCGGTGCCCGTGCACGTCGATCTGACGGGCAGGAAGACGATCCGCCTGGTCGTCGAACCGCGCTCCGGCTTCGGCACGGCGGCCCTGGCGGACTGGGCCGACTCACGCTTCCGGTGCCGGTGACGTCCCGGGTCAGTTCCTTGACGCCCCGGTCAGTTCCTTGACGTCCCGGGTTCGTTCTTTGACGCCCCGGTCAGTTCCTTCAGGACGCCGTCCCGGGTGAGGGCGGCACCGGCGGCGCGCTCGGTGTCGTAGGCCCGGCGGCCGAGTTCGGCCAGGGCCACGGCCTCGACGCGTTCGAGCTCCGCCCGCTGGGGCCGCGGGCGCGGATGGCCTTCCCGCCAGCGGGAGGCGGCCGTGAGGACGCGGACCACGCGCGCATGCT
Coding sequences:
- a CDS encoding MFS transporter, which gives rise to MGAEMRRIHVGNALSAFGLGFTVPYLYVYVAQVRDLGAMTAGLVLAVFAVAALVVLPFAGRAIVRRGPMPVLLLALVTAAVGSLSLGLASTSTTVLMSAAALGAGQAVMQPALATMIVDCSTAETRSRAFATQFFLQNLGLGVGGLIGGHLVDASRASSFTLLFAIEAAMFLLLVVVMATVRMPRAPMVEDAPGQARGSWKQLLGNRAMVQLCVVGFVLFFACYGQFESGLSAYGVEAAGISTSALGTALAANTAMIVVAQFAVLKFVERRKRSRVIAAVGLIWALAWVIAGYAGLGHVSQTMATAAFVSTYALFGLGEAMLSPTVAPLVADLAPSGLAGQYNSAFALVKQLALAVGPAVGGPMGASLHAPYIVTFLLFSLGITFLAVRLGRQLTPVQNQPSLAKSRVVVRGGASAESVQTAA
- a CDS encoding ATP-binding SpoIIE family protein phosphatase, which codes for MNFTRWSARLPGTQRRAAARADGLPTALPSESSVPAARAERPNAEGTSVALAPAVDELPVREVLDRIPALVALVHGPEHRLAYVNDAYVTAFGVRPPGEPAREALPELAEIGLLPLLDQVLRSSKPRTVKSRKVPGGRSYTFTCTPVEVSATPEGGGVLIFAADVTDHAEAAERLRASERRQRETAVTLQRSLLPQELEEPDDLRVAATYHPGGTEAAVGGDWYDVITLGGGRTALVIGDVMGRGIRAAAVMGQLRTAVRAYARLDLPPHEVLQLLDGLAMEIDANQIATCVYAVHDPNEGRLVYASAGHLPILVRDESGTVHRADEPTGPPLGTGGWMHASGSVPLGPGSTAVLYTDGLVERRDADLDEGIASLEGALAGATGTPQVVCDRLVRSMGVTAEHDDDVAVLVLQHPARTGPDGDLFRNAALELLGGTEAAPRARAFASGVLTSWRFAPDLHDLGVLAASELVANSLQHGTPPMRLRLRRTDRRLIVEVTDGDDHLPRRRRAEPADESGRGIAIIATIASNWGSRRAPGGGKAVWCEFALPRTT
- a CDS encoding NAD(P)/FAD-dependent oxidoreductase; translated protein: MKERARILVVGGGYVGMYTALRLQQKLKQELKRGDVEITVVTPDPYMTYQPFLPEAAAGSISPRHVVVPLRRVLDRCRVVIGEATSIDHAKRTATVATLATEEEGTGPDQLSYDELVLAPGSVSRTLPIPGLAEFAIGFKTVEEAIGLRNHVIEQMDIASSTRDPAIRDAALTFVFVGGGYAGVEALGELEDMARYASRYYHNVKADDMKWILVEASDRILPEVGEEMGKYTVTQLRRRNIDVRLRTRLDSCTDRVAVLSDGARFPTRTVVWTAGVKPHPILAATDLPLNERGRLRCTAELTVDGATHAWAAGDAAAVPDVTASGPGTETAPNAQHAVRQAKVLGDNIARSLRGEQLETYSHKYVGSVASLGLHKGVAHVYGRKLKGYPAWFMHRVYHLSRVPTFNRKARVLAEWTLSGLFKREIVSLGSLEHPRAEFELAAGGKPPQDHPKG
- a CDS encoding TetR/AcrR family transcriptional regulator encodes the protein MHIQDTHWTSASALPTGGATGAAAGNGRAGDVSRTTPLRVDAQRNLEHVLRAAREVFGELGYGAPMEDVARRARVGVGTVYRRFPSKDVLVRRIAEEETSRLTDQARSALGQEDEPWSALSRFLRTSVASGAGRLLPPQVLRVGVGEDGSVLDGSAVLDGAAVRDGARVPQQRSQPGGPDLRLVEQRPASLGEQPDEDDAGAAQLLEVVGRLVDRARGAGELRADVTVSDVLLVIATAAPSLPDAAQQAAASARLLDILLEGLRSRPA
- a CDS encoding sigma-70 family RNA polymerase sigma factor, coding for MSVDEQDEPLDSAVPEAVVPPQRERRGQGDGGVLPPPAEPVELPPADAELIGWMRSGDDTAYEELYRRHADAVRRYARTCCRDAHTADDLTAEVFARMLQAVRGGSGPEHSVRAYLLTTVRRVAAGWTKSARREHLVDDFAVFAAQAARGSELSDDTASEELGADVRAMHEAEQSMAMQAFRSLPERWQAVLWHTEVEDESPSEVATLFGLDANGTRVLASRAREGLKQAYLQAHVSATLTADEECARYADRLGAYARGGLRTRAERGLRKHLEECARCRLAAGQIKDVANGIPAVVPVAVIGWFGAAGYAKAAALIAGGTGVGAAGAAGAASAAGGGSGGAGAGGAAAEGLGAPAKAGIVAGVVAAAVASVVFALAGDDATVKKDEAGPRPPDPVVEPNVPSPPPSPSRSPKPPKAEPAPVEAAAAPKPRPTPTPTRTPAPEPTPKPKPKPKPTPTPTPTPKPTPPPAPPPPPPAPEDFRWNQLEYGVTGDGTEPEMRLGESSWVWQRYGMSVAGKRYTNGVTVHGASSVTIDLNRACISYDAMAGVDDLTMGLGQVRFSVFADGVRRWQSGLVRGGQAAVPVHVDLTGRKTIRLVVEPRSGFGTAALADWADSRFRCR